The genome window TCCCCGTGTTCAAGAACTTTGTGGAACAGTTAAAGCGCAAGAATATCAATGTTTATGTGGTTTGTTTGCTTGATTCTCAGGTCGGTTGAAGTTTCTCTGTCTGAtcaaatatttatctttttattttaccaTTTAAGCTGAAAAAGTTACTTTGGCTATTAGTTCATGACAGATGTTGCTAAGTTCATGAGTGGCTGCATGGCTTCGCTGTCTGCAATGGTTCAGCTTGAACTGCCTCATGTTAACATCCTCTCCAAGATGGACCTTGTGAGAAATTAAAAGGATTAAAAGGACACTGAAGAGTATGTCTTTGCACAGCTTCTGTAGTATGTTGTTGAGATTTGCTCTTTCGCTTTGCAATTTGAATGCTTGATTAGTTTTTTAGAAGCCAAATCAACTAAGCATTAGATTTGAAATGTTCATGAGTTTTTAAACCAGTACTTAGATTTTTCAGAAGTCAGAACTAGGTTAGGCACCAGAGACTATTGGAAACTAATTTAGTTGAATGTGAAAATGAAGAGAGAATTTAACCGTTATTTGTTCTTAGACCAcatgaaaattgaagaagatTCGTGTTTAAAGTTTTTGATCCACGTATATATATGCATTCTAGTATGAAATAGTAAGATTTATATATTGATCTTCCTGTACCATTGTGAAGCTTGTCGGTGGTTCCTTAACTTGTATGGTGCCCAAGACTGCATGAAGACCCAACCAAGGCCCAAAATaaagaagaaagaaacaaaagaCTCTGCAGATAGAACATGCTTAATAGTTAATACCATTCACACAATCTTAAGATCTGCATACAAATGTATGTCTGTGTG of Daucus carota subsp. sativus chromosome 3, DH1 v3.0, whole genome shotgun sequence contains these proteins:
- the LOC108212991 gene encoding GPN-loop GTPase 3 isoform X1, yielding MDIKEIISLDEVMEERKLGPNGALIYCMEHLKESLDDRLKEELDNFTDDDYIVFDCPGQIELFTYVPVFKNFVEQLKRKNINVYVVCLLDSQFMTDVAKFMSGCMASLSAMVQLELPHVNILSKMDLVRN
- the LOC108212991 gene encoding GPN-loop GTPase 3 isoform X2; this translates as MDIKEIISLDEVMEERKLGPNGALIYCMELKEELDNFTDDDYIVFDCPGQIELFTYVPVFKNFVEQLKRKNINVYVVCLLDSQFMTDVAKFMSGCMASLSAMVQLELPHVNILSKMDLVRN